One Leucobacter muris DNA segment encodes these proteins:
- a CDS encoding nitroreductase family protein, translated as MSAESTPRAALDAVRNRRSYSKVTDDAPSQAELEELVSAMSSIADHSGLRPWRIIALRGDARKKLGKALAKAEGGDREKYVAKAQRAPLLLAIVVSPRKDKIPLWEQEAVASGVAHTLGLLLHEAGWGTMWRTGSLTRAKAVRKALGVEKPEYLLGWIYVGGVPEKERRVKPRKPLDLSRHLSEL; from the coding sequence ATGAGCGCCGAGTCGACGCCACGGGCCGCGCTCGACGCGGTGCGCAACCGCCGCTCCTACTCGAAGGTCACCGACGACGCCCCGTCGCAGGCCGAGCTCGAAGAGCTCGTGTCGGCGATGTCGAGCATCGCCGACCACTCCGGGCTGCGCCCCTGGCGTATCATCGCGCTGCGCGGCGACGCCCGCAAGAAGCTCGGCAAAGCGCTCGCGAAGGCCGAGGGCGGCGACCGCGAGAAGTACGTCGCCAAGGCGCAGCGCGCTCCCCTGCTGCTCGCCATCGTCGTGAGCCCGCGCAAGGACAAGATTCCCCTCTGGGAGCAGGAGGCCGTCGCGAGCGGCGTCGCGCACACCCTCGGCCTGCTGCTGCACGAGGCCGGCTGGGGCACGATGTGGCGCACCGGATCGCTCACCCGCGCGAAGGCCGTGCGCAAGGCGCTCGGGGTCGAGAAGCCCGAGTATCTGCTCGGCTGGATCTACGTCGGCGGCGTGCCCGAGAAGGAGCGCCGCGTCAAGCCGCGCAAGCCCCTCGATCTCTCACGGCACCTCAGCGAACTCTGA
- a CDS encoding DsbA family protein, which translates to MAEKLTKNERRERAREQARLAREAEKRREKRGRLLLQGGIVVGVLAILAVVALILTQTMKPAGPGPENMASGGVVFTKDLKVVETPALQSGEEREAPEVDRKQLPLDVSIYVDYMCPACGAFEQQYGTMLENYVGSGDVTLQVYPLNFLDSASLGTKYSTRAANLFSCVVEQQPDVAFKLHNTLLSAEVQPAEGSTGLTDDELLEQAEGAGAELTDELRQCVKDVRFGSFIAANYKAVSETGVQGLAKGAQMFGPGGTELQPADQAQRLVSTPTVIVNGQQWNQARDGDLESYLLKVKSEVEKNSSAADDSADAEDSE; encoded by the coding sequence ATGGCAGAGAAACTCACGAAGAACGAGCGCCGAGAGCGGGCGCGCGAGCAGGCGCGCCTCGCCCGCGAGGCCGAGAAGCGCCGCGAGAAGCGCGGCCGCCTGCTGCTGCAGGGCGGCATCGTGGTCGGCGTGCTGGCGATCCTCGCCGTCGTCGCCCTCATCCTCACCCAGACGATGAAGCCCGCCGGCCCCGGCCCCGAGAATATGGCCTCCGGCGGTGTCGTATTCACCAAGGACCTCAAGGTGGTCGAGACCCCGGCGCTGCAGTCCGGCGAGGAGCGCGAGGCGCCAGAGGTCGACCGCAAGCAGCTGCCCCTCGACGTGAGCATCTACGTCGACTACATGTGCCCCGCCTGCGGCGCGTTCGAGCAGCAGTACGGCACGATGCTGGAGAACTACGTGGGCAGCGGCGACGTCACCCTGCAGGTCTACCCGCTGAACTTCCTCGACAGTGCGTCGCTCGGCACCAAGTACTCGACCCGCGCCGCCAACCTGTTCAGTTGCGTGGTCGAGCAGCAGCCCGACGTCGCATTCAAGCTGCACAACACCCTCCTGAGCGCTGAAGTGCAGCCGGCCGAGGGCAGCACCGGCCTCACCGACGACGAGCTGCTCGAGCAGGCCGAGGGCGCCGGAGCCGAGCTCACCGACGAACTGCGCCAGTGCGTCAAGGACGTGCGCTTCGGCAGCTTCATCGCCGCCAACTACAAGGCCGTGAGCGAGACCGGCGTGCAGGGCCTCGCCAAGGGCGCCCAGATGTTCGGCCCCGGCGGCACCGAGCTGCAGCCCGCCGACCAGGCGCAGCGCCTCGTCAGCACCCCCACCGTCATCGTGAACGGCCAGCAGTGGAACCAGGCTCGTGACGGCGATCTCGAGTCGTACCTGCTGAAGGTCAAGAGCGAGGTCGAGAAGAACAGCTCGGCCGCCGACGATTCCGCCGACGCGGAGGACTCGGAGTAA
- a CDS encoding DMT family transporter encodes MVDRVHVRFRVPVALLGSGTAGMLVAVQSRINGGLSQQIGSGYLAALASFGSGLLLVGLVLLFTPKARRGMGLLTAEVRAGRYPVWGLLGGTCGAFFVLTQGLVASVIGLALFTVGIVAGQVLGGLLMDRIGLGPGGRVDPSLPRVTGTILAVAAVAISVAGGLGGAGSPWLVVVPLVAGIGMSWQSAVNGLVRAAAQSAIASTFVNFVVGTAVLAVAAAVSVATQGWPENWPSEPWFYVGGVIGVIFIAVAAILVRLTGVLLLSMSNVAGQLIASVLLEAGLPLAGGVTAAMAVGTAVALAAVVIASLPGRGSRA; translated from the coding sequence ATGGTTGACCGGGTGCATGTGAGGTTCAGGGTTCCCGTCGCGCTGCTCGGCTCCGGTACTGCGGGCATGCTGGTCGCGGTGCAGTCGCGCATCAACGGCGGCCTGAGCCAGCAGATCGGCAGCGGATACCTCGCCGCGCTCGCCTCGTTCGGCTCCGGCCTGCTGCTCGTCGGGCTGGTGCTGCTCTTCACGCCGAAGGCGCGACGCGGCATGGGGCTGCTCACGGCGGAGGTGCGGGCGGGCCGGTACCCCGTCTGGGGGCTGCTCGGCGGTACCTGCGGCGCGTTCTTCGTGCTCACGCAGGGGCTTGTGGCGTCGGTGATCGGTCTCGCGCTGTTCACGGTCGGCATCGTCGCCGGTCAGGTGCTCGGGGGCCTGCTCATGGATCGCATCGGGCTGGGTCCGGGCGGCCGGGTTGATCCGTCGCTGCCGCGCGTGACGGGCACGATCCTGGCGGTCGCGGCCGTGGCGATCTCGGTCGCGGGCGGCCTCGGCGGCGCGGGATCGCCGTGGCTCGTGGTGGTTCCGCTGGTGGCGGGCATCGGCATGTCGTGGCAGTCGGCGGTGAACGGCCTGGTGCGGGCGGCCGCGCAGAGCGCGATCGCGTCGACGTTCGTGAACTTCGTGGTGGGCACCGCGGTGCTCGCGGTCGCCGCAGCGGTGTCGGTGGCCACCCAGGGGTGGCCTGAGAACTGGCCGAGCGAGCCCTGGTTCTACGTGGGCGGCGTGATCGGCGTGATCTTCATCGCGGTGGCCGCGATCCTCGTCCGCCTCACCGGGGTGCTGCTGCTCAGCATGTCGAACGTCGCCGGGCAGCTCATCGCGTCGGTGCTGCTGGAGGCGGGGTTGCCGCTCGCCGGCGGTGTGACGGCCGCCATGGCGGTCGGCACCGCCGTGGCGCTGGCGGCCGTGGTGATCGCGTCGCTGCCGGGGCGCGGCTCGCGGGCGTGA